A genomic segment from Bradyrhizobium diazoefficiens USDA 110 encodes:
- a CDS encoding methyl-accepting chemotaxis protein, whose amino-acid sequence MSGRIASPSKRTIFPTLRFRAKIILGFAAVLVISAGSMAFAYFGFERVSSGVGSYRTSVSEADLARNIDRELLAYRSSARYFVVTGKEDDAKAALEAEASLKNAIDQAIKGAKRPARQESLNKLAKEFSNFSATFAKILQAKRDSALLVQNQLQRNANLLKYKLDDIGNNASDAEAQAIEFGTKQVNAQFQTASSAASNFILNSDQAVATSALARLKFVENSLGAVYSMDDKIVAGLKDAKVLLAAYRDALEKLIANAKMVDELVTEMSGSAGAILQGATAMKADLVAEQQRLDTESEATIGQTEQLVLMLAVGGTLLGAILAFLLGTGISRPMIAMCKAMRELASGNFDVVLPGLGRKDEIGEMAGAVEEFKVQAVAKAERDAAASEAQNKELATARRSELIRFADDFESAVGAIVSNVSASAVQLESAASTLTRTAETTQSLSSQVAGVSEQASSNMQSVATATEELSASVEEIGRQVRDSSRIAEAAVVQAKETDGRIGKLSHAAQQIGEVVKLITAIAEQTNLLALNATIEAARAGEAGRGFAVVASEVKSLASQTAKATDEISSHITGMQGATAESVAAIKEIGATIGQISSISTSIASAVEQQGAATQEIARSVQTVAQGTHAAATDIGQVNRGAAETGSASEEVLNSAKTLSSESTRLRAELDRFMANIRAA is encoded by the coding sequence ATGTCCGGGCGTATCGCGTCGCCGTCTAAGCGCACCATATTTCCGACCCTCAGGTTCCGCGCCAAAATCATCCTGGGCTTTGCCGCAGTGCTGGTGATCTCCGCCGGCAGCATGGCTTTCGCCTATTTCGGCTTCGAGCGGGTCTCCTCCGGGGTCGGGTCCTACCGCACCAGCGTTTCGGAGGCCGACCTCGCCCGCAACATCGACCGCGAGCTGCTCGCCTATCGTTCGTCCGCCCGCTACTTCGTCGTCACCGGCAAGGAAGATGACGCCAAGGCGGCGCTGGAAGCCGAGGCCAGCCTGAAGAACGCTATCGACCAGGCGATCAAGGGCGCCAAGCGGCCGGCGCGGCAGGAGAGTCTCAACAAGCTCGCCAAGGAGTTCTCGAACTTCTCCGCGACGTTTGCAAAGATCCTGCAGGCCAAGCGCGACAGCGCCCTGCTGGTCCAGAACCAGCTCCAGCGCAATGCCAACCTCCTGAAGTACAAGCTCGACGATATCGGCAACAACGCCTCCGACGCAGAAGCGCAGGCGATCGAGTTCGGCACCAAGCAGGTCAATGCCCAGTTCCAGACTGCGAGTTCGGCCGCGAGCAATTTCATCCTCAACTCCGACCAGGCGGTGGCGACAAGCGCGCTGGCGCGACTGAAGTTCGTCGAGAACTCGCTGGGCGCGGTCTATTCCATGGACGACAAGATCGTCGCCGGCTTGAAGGATGCGAAGGTGCTGCTCGCGGCCTATCGCGACGCGCTGGAGAAGCTGATCGCCAACGCCAAGATGGTCGATGAGCTCGTGACCGAGATGAGCGGCTCGGCTGGTGCGATCCTGCAAGGCGCGACCGCAATGAAGGCGGACCTCGTCGCCGAGCAGCAGCGGCTGGATACGGAATCGGAAGCGACCATCGGGCAGACCGAGCAACTGGTGCTGATGCTGGCCGTCGGCGGCACGCTGTTAGGTGCGATCCTCGCCTTCCTGCTCGGCACCGGCATCTCGCGTCCGATGATCGCGATGTGCAAGGCGATGCGCGAACTCGCCTCGGGCAATTTCGACGTCGTGCTGCCGGGCCTCGGCCGCAAGGACGAGATCGGCGAGATGGCCGGCGCGGTCGAGGAGTTCAAGGTTCAGGCCGTCGCCAAGGCCGAGCGCGATGCCGCTGCCAGCGAAGCCCAGAACAAGGAACTGGCCACCGCCCGCCGCTCCGAGCTGATCCGCTTTGCCGACGACTTCGAGAGCGCCGTCGGCGCCATCGTCTCCAACGTCTCGGCTTCGGCCGTGCAGCTCGAATCGGCCGCGTCCACGCTGACCCGCACCGCCGAGACCACGCAGAGCCTGTCGAGCCAGGTCGCCGGCGTCTCGGAGCAGGCCTCCAGCAACATGCAGTCGGTCGCCACCGCGACGGAAGAGCTCTCGGCCTCGGTCGAGGAGATCGGCCGCCAGGTGCGCGATTCCAGCCGCATTGCGGAAGCTGCGGTGGTGCAGGCCAAGGAGACCGACGGCCGCATCGGCAAGCTCTCGCATGCCGCCCAGCAGATCGGCGAGGTCGTCAAGCTCATCACCGCGATCGCCGAGCAGACCAACCTGCTGGCGCTCAATGCGACCATCGAGGCGGCGCGCGCCGGTGAAGCCGGCCGCGGCTTTGCGGTGGTCGCGAGCGAAGTGAAGTCGCTGGCCAGCCAGACGGCGAAAGCAACCGACGAGATTTCCTCCCACATCACGGGCATGCAGGGCGCCACAGCCGAGTCGGTTGCCGCGATCAAGGAGATCGGCGCCACCATCGGCCAGATCTCGTCGATCTCGACGTCGATCGCGAGCGCGGTCGAGCAGCAGGGCGCCGCGACGCAAGAGATCGCGCGCAGTGTCCAGACGGTCGCCCAGGGCACCCACGCCGCCGCCACCGACATTGGCCAGGTCAACCGCGGCGCCGCCGAGACCGGCTCGGCTTCGGAGGAGGTGTTGAATTCGGCCAAGACGCTGTCATCCGAAAGCACGCGTCTTCGCGCCGAGCTCGACCGCTTCATGGCAAATATCCGGGCGGCGTAA